GACGGTCAGGCGAAGACGGCTCTCTCCCCCGTTAAGGAGGGCCTCGACGCGCGCGCCCGCGGCGACCGGCGCCACGCCGGCCGGGGTCCCGGTGAAGATCAGGTCGCCCTCGGCGAGGCCGTAGGTCCGGTCGAGGTGGTCGATGATCCTCTCGATCGTGAAGATCATGTCCTTCGTGTTCCCGCGCTGGCGCACGGCGCCGTCCACGCTCAGCTCGAGCTCGGACGGCACGGTCAGCGGCAGGAAATTCCCGACGGCCGCGAAGCCCGGGCGCCCCTTGGCCGAGGCCCAGGGCAGGCCCTTCTTCTTGTCGGCCTCCTGCAGGTCGCGCGCGGTGAAGTCGACGCCGACGGCCATCATCAGGCTCAGGCCCGCGGCCACGACGAGCTCGACCTCGTGGTCCACGCGCCGGCTGTCGGGCGGCAGGCGCAGGACGCCGCCGTCGAGCAGCAGCGCGGACGCGGGCTTCAGGAAGACGATCGGGGAGGCGGGCGCCTCGTTGCCCAGCTCCTTGGCGTGCTCGGCGTAGTTGCGGCCGATGCACCAGATCGTGCCGACGGGGCGGCTCAGGCCGGGGAGGATCATCTCGGGAGCAGGCGGGCCTGGAAGAGCGTCGCGAACCCGAGGAAGGCGAAGAAGCCGACGACGTCGGTGACGGTCGTCAGGAAGATGCCCGAGGACTGGGCGGGATCGAAGCCGAGGCGCTTCATGCCCAGCGGGATGACCGCGCCCGCGAGGCCGGCGCCGATCATGTTGACGACCATCGCCAGGCCGAGGACGAGGCCCATCCACGGGTTGCCGTTCCAGAACCAGGCGCCCAGCGCGGTGACGATACCGATGACGACGCCGTTGACCAGGCCGACGGAGATCTCGAGCATGGTCAGGCGGAGCGCGTCGCGCAAGCGCACCTCGCCGATGACGAGGCCGCGGATGACGACGGAGAGCGACTGGATGCCGGCATTGCCGCCCTGGCCGGCGACGATGGGCAGGAAGACGGCGAGCACCGCGATCTTCCCGATCAGGTCCTGGAACATCGCGACGACGGCCGAGGCGAGGAAGGCGGTGGCCAGGTTGACGGTGAGCCACGGCAGGCGCTGGCGCACCTTGAAGAGCATCGGGGTGAACGCGCGCTCCTCGGCGCTCGCGCCGAAGAGTCTCTGCAGGTCCTCGGTCGCCTCCTCCTGGGAGGACTCGAGGAGGTCGGAGGTGCGCACGGCGCCGAGCAGGCGGCCCTGCGCGTCGACGACGGGGATCGACAGGTAGCCCTTCACCCTCGGCTCGGCGATCAGCTCCTCGCGGTCGATGTGCGCGGGCACGGAGACCACGTCGACGCGCATGATGGTCTCCACGCGCGCGTCGTCCTCGGCGAGCAGCAGGTCGCGCATGTTGAGCACGCCGAGCAGGCGGCGGTGGTCGTCGACGACGTAGGCGTAGCTCTGCGGGTGCTTCGTGGCGGTGATCGTCTTCAGGCGGGCGACGACGTCGCGCACGCGCGCGTCCTTGGAGAAGGCGACGACGTCGGTGCGCATCACCTGGCCCGCGCTGTGCTCGGGGTAGGACAGGCGCTCCTCGAGCTCGCGGCGCCGCTCCGGGGTCAGCGAGGCGAGCAGGGCGCGGCGGGACTCGTCGGTGAGCGCGCGGAAGGCGTCGGCCGCGTCGTCGGCGTCGGCCAGGCCGAGCAAGGTCGCGGCGGGCTCGGGGACCAGGTACTCGTAGATCGCGGCCTCCGACTGCGGGTGCGCGCGGGCGAGCAGGCGCGCCGCGGTCTCCGGCGGCAGGGCGCGCACGACCGAGGCGGCGCCGCGCGGCGACAGCGACTCGAGCGCGAGCGCCGCCTGCTGCGGGTCGACGTCGATGAAGCGCGAGATGACGGAGGAGGCGGCGTCCATGGGGAGTATCTTATAATTAAACCGATGGTCTGCCAGAACTGCGGAACGCGCGAGGCCACGGTGCTCGTCCAGACCGTGACCCACAACCAGGTGAAGAAGGCGGCGCTGTGCTCGCACTGCGCCGCGGCCGTCGAGCCCGAGGCGACGCTCGACGCGATGATGGCGGCGCTGGCCGCCCTGCGCACGCGCGCGCCCGCGCCGCGCTGCCCCACCTGCAAGATCTCGTTTACGACGTTCCGCGAGTCGGGCCGCTTCGGCTGCCCGAACTGCTACGAGCACTTCCTCCCCCAGGTCCAGGACCTCCTGCCGCGGGTGCACGCCGGCGCCTACCGGCACCGCGGCAAGACGCCGGGGAGGCGCTGACATGCAGCTGCACAACATGCTGCGCTTCAAGACGAAATGGGCCGAAGCCGAGGGGCCGCAGCACGAGGTCGTGATGTCCACGCGCGTGCGCCTGGCGCGCAACCTGCGCGGGCCGTTCCCGGGCCACCTCGGCCCGCACACGCTGAAGAAGACCCTCGACCACGCCTTCAACGCGCTCAAGCTCGCCGACATCAAGAACGCGGCGTTCTTCAAGATGGGCGACCTGGACGGGACCGACCGGGAGTTCCTCGTCGAGAGGCATCTCGCCAGCCCGCTGCTGGCCGCGCACCCCTCCCAGCGCGGCGTCGTCGTCGGCGACGACGAGACGATCGTCGTCATGGTCAACGAGGAGGACCACTTCCGCCTGGCCGCGCTCCTGCCCGGGCAGCAGCTGCGCGCCGCGCACGCGAGCGTGGACCGTCTCGACGACCGCCTGTCCTCGGTATTGGATTTTGCGTTCCGGGATGATCTCGGCTACCTGACCGCCTGCCCCACGAACCTGGGCACCGGCATGCGCGCCTCGTGCCTCGTCCATCTGCCGGCCCTGGGCATGACCGGAGCCGTCGGCAAGCTGCTCGACGGCCTGAGCCGGGCGGGGCTGATCGCCCGCGGCCTATATGGGGAAGGCACGCGCGTCGTCGGCGACTTCTTCCAGCTCTCCAACGCCACGGGCTTCGGGCGCACCGAGGGCGAGATCCTCGCCGCGCTCGAGAAATCCGTCGCCGCCGTGTGCGAGCGCGAGAACGAGGCCCGCGCGGCGCTGTCCGCCGGCTCGGCCCGGATCCGGCTCGAGGACGAGCTGCACCGGTCCCTGGCCTTGCTCGCCGCCGCGCGCCTGCTGTCGTTCGAGGAATGCCAGCACCACCTCTCGCGCGTGAGGCTCGGCCTGGCGATGGGCTGGAAGCTGCCGTCGGACCTGTCCGTGGTCAACGAGCTGACCTTGTCCACCCAGCCCGCCCACCTCGACCTGCTGGCGCAGAAGGACCTCTCCCCCCTGGACCGCGACGCCCTGCGCGCGTCCCTCGTCCGCCGGCGGCTCAAGGCGTCCTAGGCCGCCCCGGCCCGAAGCGCAGCTCCAGCAGGTACGGCGTGGTCTTCCCCGCGCCCTCCAGCTCGAGGATGCGCGCGTAGGCGGCCCGGGCGTCCGGCGGCGTGATCACCCGGAGCAGGATGTCGTTGGCCAGGTTCAGGCGCAGGAAGTTGATCTCCTCGCGGTCGGCGCGGCAGGTCATCTCCATCGCGGCCGCGTCGGCCGTCAGGAGGGGGCTGAACCCGGCCAACGAGGACGCCTGCTCGGGAGACAGGTTGTAGGCGACGGTCTGCTCGAGCACGCCGAGCTCCTCGCCGGCGTGGCCCGCGTAGGGCCGGGGCAGGTCGCGGACGATGGTCCGCTTCCAGGGGCCGTTGCCGTGCCAGACCAGGCGGCTGGTCCCCACCACGTCCGGGGCCCCGTAACGGGCGATCAGCAGACGCGCCGCCAGGCGCGACTTCTCCGACCAGCCGGCGGACACGTCCTCGGCCAGGGCGCGCCGGCTCTCGGCGTCCAAAGCGGGCCCCCCGGCCGTCGTCTTCGCCGCCGGAACGCAGCCCGCCGCGGACAGCAGCAGCGCCGCGGCGACCGCGAACTTCGATCGAGTGTTCATGTCCACAGTGTAGCCCCCCTTCCGAGCCCGCCGCCCTCAAAAAACCGTCAAATTATCGAAGGAAAATCTCCCGGGGCGGGGTTGATATAGGTCAATCCCGCCCGGCGGGACTCGTGCTAGAATGGGCCATGGTCAACATCAAACACGCCAAGCTCAAAGCCTGGGTCGATGAAGTCGCCCAGATCTGCACTCCGGACGCCGTCGTATGGGTGGATGGCTCCGAAGCCGAGAAGAAACGTCTCGAGAAGCGCGGAGTCGCCCGCGGCCAGCTGATCCCTCTCGACGAGGAGAAGTACCCCGGCTGCTTCTACAGCCGCTCCAAGTCCAACGACGTGGCCCGCACCGAGCACCTGACCTACATCTGCACCAAGGACAAGGACGCCGTCGGCCCCACCAACAACTGGATGGCGCCCGAGGAAGGCTACAAGAAGGCGCGCGAGATCCTCAAAGGCTCGATGGTCGGCCACACCTTGTACGTCATCCCGTTCTCGATGGGTCCGGTCGGCTCCCCGTTCTCCAAGATCGGCGTCGAGCTGACGGACTCGATCTACGTCGTCCTGAACATGCGCATCATGACGCGCATCGGCACGGCGGTGCTCGAGCAGCTCGGCACGGACGGCGAGTTCGTCAAATGCCTTCACTCGAAGGCCGACCTCGACGCCAATAAACGGATGATCCTGCATTTCCCCGAGGACAACACGATCTGGTCCGTGGGCTCCGCCTACGGCGGCAACGCCTTGCTCGGCAAGAAGTGCCTGGCCCTGCGCATCGCCTCGTGGCAGGCGCGCAAGGAAGGCTGGATGGCCGAGCACATGCTCATCCTCGGCGTGGAGCAGAACGGCAAGACCGAGTACGTCGTCGCGGCGTTCCCCTCGGCCTGCGGGAAGACCAACCTCGCCATGCTGATCCCGCCGGAAGGCCTCAAGGGCAAGGGCTACAAGATCTGGACCGTCGGCGACGACATCGCCTGGCTGCGCGTCGGCCCCGACGGCCGCCTGTGGGCCTGCAACCCCGAGGCCGGCTTCTTCGGCGTGGCACCCGGGACCAACTCCAAGACCAACCCGAACGCGATCAAGACGATGCAGAGGAACACGATCTTCACGAACGTGCTCCTGGGCGACGACCTGACCGTGTGGTGGGAGGACGGCGAGGGCGCTCCCCCCGCCTCCGGCACCAACTGGGAAGGCAAGCCCTGGAAGCCCGACTTCAAGGACAAGGACGGCAAGCCCCTGCTCGGCGCCCACCCGAACAGCCGCTTCACCGCGCCGGCCGGGCAGTGCCCGTCGATCTCCCCCAAGTGGGAGGACCCGAAGGGCGTGCCGATCTCGGCCGTCATCTTCGGTGGGCGCCGCGAGCGCCTGGCGCCGCTGGTGTTCGAGGCGCTCGACTGGGCCCACGGCGTCTACCTCGGTGCCACCGTCGCCTCCGAGCGCACCGCCGCGGCCGAGGGCTCGGTCGGAGAGATCCGCCGCGACCCGATGGCCATGCTGCCGTTCTGCGGCTACAACATGGGCGAGTACTTCGGGCATTGGCTCGAGATGGGCAGGAAGATCCCGAACCCGCCCAAGGTGTTCCACGTGAACTGGTTCCGCAAGGACGCGAAGGGCAAGTTCCTGTGGCCCGGCTACGGCGAGAACACGCGCGTGCTCGAGTGGATCCTCGCCCGCGCGCGCGGCGAGGGCAAGGCGGTCAAGACCCCGATCGGCTGGCTGCCGGCCCCGGGCGCGCTCGACCTGACCGGGCTGAACCTGTCCGACGGGGCGATGGACCAGCTCCTGGCGGTCAAGCCCGAGGAGTGGACCGCCGAGCTCGACAGCGTGAAGCCGTTCTTCGAGAAGTTCGCCGACAAGCTCCCCAAGGAGCTCTGGAACCAGTTCAACGCGCTGAAGGACCGCCTCAAGACGAAGGTCGCGGCCTAGCTCAGCGGGCCGGTTCGGCGCGCGCGGCCCCGGCGGCCGGGGTGTCCTCGACGGACCAGGACACCTTGGCCGACGAGGGCCGCTTCGGCTTCGCCTTCGCGAAAGCCGCCCTCAACGCCTCGATCCCGGCCGGCGCCGGCACGCCCGCGGCGTAGCCGCTCCACCCGGCGACGAGCGCGCCGATCAGCGCCAGGCGCCGCAGCGCCCGTCCGGCTTCCCCCGCGCTCCCCGCCCTCATGCCGCCGCCTCCGGGCCCGGGCGGCGCGCGCCGATCCAGACCAGCCAGGCCAGCGCGTAGGCCCACGGCGCGCAGAAATACAGGAACGGCAGGAACGCGAGCCCGGTCTCCACCGCCGCCCCGGCCCCGTTCGCCTCGTACGCCCGGTTGAAGCGCGCCGCGGCCCAGCCCGCGCGCCCGGGGAAGAACGCCTCGCCGCAGCGCGGGCAGGCGAACTCCAGACGCGGGCCGACGCGCTCGCACGCGGGGCAGGCCCGCAGCTCGCGGACGCACGGGCTGCCCCAGACGTGGAACACGGGGTCGGGCCGCTTGACGCACTCGATCTTCTCGAGCAGCTTCGCCTGCGGCCAGATCGCGTAGGCGAGGCCCCAGTACTTCAGGGCCAGGGGCCCGTCCTCGAGGGTCGAGTAGACGTCGCCGAGAAGCTCGAGGGAAGCGGGGTTGCGCGCGTCGGCCTCCAGCGCCCGCCGGCAGCCCGCGACGCGCTCGAGGACCTCGGCCGCGCGCCCGCCCGGGGCCGCCTCGTCGCCGATGATCGCCCGGACGCCCACCGCCGCCGCCAGGATCAGCGCCGCCGCGGCGGCCGCGGGCTCGCGCAGGACCGACAGCAGGAGGACGCAGACCAGGACCCAGAGGAAGTAGAGGAACCGCGGCAGGTTCACGTAGGCGAGGCCCGTCTCCGCGCTGCGGGCCACGAACACGCAGCTCCCGACCGTCACGGCGAGCGCCCACGCCGACCAGGAGAGCAGGGCGGTCATCACGCTAGGGTAAGCCGCCGCCGCGCCATTGTCAATCCCTGATTTTTCCCCTATAGTACCCTCCCATGCCCGAACTCGACGTCGTCCGGTTCATCGCCGAGCTCCTCGCCATCCTCCTCAGCGCCAAGCTGTTCGGGGAGCTCGCCGAGCGCCTGGGACAGCCCGCGGTCCTCGGCGAGCTGATCGGCGGCGTCGTGCTCGGCACGGGCGTCTTCACCTTCTTCCACCTCAACGACCCCGCCCTCGCTTTGATGTCCGAGGTCGGAGTGATCCTGCTCCTCTTCGAGACCGGCATCCACAGCGACCTGGGCCAGCTGCTCAAGGCCGGCCCGACCGCCTCGGCCGTCGCCTCGGTCGGCGTCGTCGTCCCCTTCGCGCTCGGCTGGGGGCTGATGACCGCGCTCGGCCGCGGCGGCATGGAGGCCGTCTTCGTCGGCGCCGCTCTGACCGCGACCAGCGTCGGAATCACCGCGCGCGTCCTCTCCGACATGGGCAAGCTGCACCTGCCCGAGGCGCAGATCGTGCTCGGCGCCGCGGTCATCGACGACGTGCTGGGCATCGTCATCCTCTCGGCGGTGCAGGGGATCGCCGTCTCCGGCACCCTGCAGTGGGCCGGCGTGATCAAGACGATCCTGCTGTCGGGAGGCTTCCTCGCCGCGGCGCTGTGGCTCGGCCCCTACCTGTCGGACGCCCTGGTCAAGCTCGTCCGCCGCATGCGCGTCCGGGGCGTCCTCGTCGGCCTCGCGACGTGCTTCGCGTTCGCGTTGGCCCTCGCGGCCCACGCCCTCGGGACGGCCATGATCGTCGGCGCCTTCACCGCCGGCATACTGCTCGCGCGCACCGACAAGAAGGAGGACATCGACGAGACGATCCGGCCGGTGGTGGACGTGTTCGCCCCCGTGTTCTTCGTCATGGTCGGAGCCAAGGTCGATCTCGCCTTCTTCAACCCGCTCGACGCCGGGAACCACGCCGCCCTCGGGCTCGCCGCGCTGCTGATCGCCGCGGCCGTCGCCGGCAAGATGGTCAGCGCGCTCGCCGTCCCCGGCCGGAGCCTCAACCGCTGGGCCGTCGGCATCGGCATGATCCCGCGAGGCGAGGTCGGCCTCATCTTCGCGCAGATCGGGTTCACGGCGGGCCTGCTCGATCCCGCCCTCTACGCCGCCGTGGTGACGATGGTCATCGTCACCACCTTCCTCGCTCCGCCGCTGCTGAAGAAGGCCCTCGCCTAGAGGCCGGGGACCGGGCGCGTCATCGCGCTGAGCTTGACGCCCGGCGCCGCCTCGACGACCGCCGCCGTGCGGAAGGCCATCCTCTCCCAGAACGGCGCGGCGCTCGGGCCGCAGATCACGTGCGCCGAGGGCACCCCCGCCTTCCTCAGCTCGCCGAAGAAGGTCCGCAGCAGGGCCGCGCCGGTGCCGAAGCCCCGGTAGTCGGCCGAGACGTTCATGTGCAGGTGCGCCGGGTGCTCGGTCCACAGGCTCAGACGGACCGCCTGCGGGAAGAACTCGCGCGAGTCGGGCTGCGGCTGGAACACGCGCCGGCGCTCCTTCTCGAAGGACAAGGTGTCCGGGCAGCCGGTGAGGTAGCCGATCACCTTCTTGTCGACGACCGCGACCCAGGTCCAGTCCGGCCGCAGCTCGCGGTACGGCCCGATCCAGTGCTCGCCGAAGGCCTCGCGCTCGTCGTCGTCGACGGGCCGGCCCTGCCGTCCGGTGTCCGCGCACAGGTCCTTGATCGCCACCCAGTCGGGCGGCCCCGCGCGGCGGATCGTCGGCGTCATCATCTCGGGAGCAGCTTCTCGGCGATGAAGGCCGGCCCGACCAGGGCGTGCGCCAGGTTGTCGAGCAGCGCGGGCCGGTTCTTCTCATGGACCGCGTGGCCGTAGATCTGGAACAGCCAGCCGACGACGAACGCCGCGACGGAGGCCCGCAGCGGCGTGAACGCGCCGACGGCCGCGCACAGCGCGATGAACGCCGTCATGATCCAGCCGACGCGCCGGTTCCAGAGGAAGTAGACCGGCAGGACCAAAGCGGCAAGCGGGAAGAAGGACCCGATCTGCGTCCAGCGCACGACCGCGAACACGATCAGCGGGATGCCGATCATGTGCGAGCGGCGGTTGCCCTCGGTCCGGTGGGACGAGGCGTAATCGGCCGACAGGCGGGCGTAGTCGAGCATGCTAGGCGCAGGCCGCCAATGTCTTCTCGAGGCTGCTTTCCAGGCCCTTCGCCGCCGACGGGTCCTTGATGCCCCCGAGGTTGATGCGCACGTTCTCCGCCGCGCACTGCGCCGCGGCCCTGAGCAGATGGATCGCGCAGTTGATGTCGGAGGCCACGGCCGCGCCGGCCAGCGGGGACGCCTGCTTGGCGACGGCCAGCGCCCCGGCCGCGATCTGCGCGGTCTTCAGCGGCACCTCGGCCGCGTGCACGAGCGCGGCCTGCATCTTCGCGGGCCGCGACGCGTCGTCCTTGGGAAGCGACATCGCCGCCATGAACAGGTCGAAGGCGGCCGCGTCGTCCGCCGCGAGCTTGTCGAAGGTGGCGCGCATCTCGCCCAGGGCCTTGTGCGCGGCCGTCAGCGGGGCGCGCTTGGCCTCGTCGAGCTTCTTCGACTTCAAGGTGATGCCGATGGCCATCTCGCCCAAGCCGCAGCCCATCGCGCCGGACACCGCCGCCGCCGAGCCCCCTCCCGGGGTCGCGTCCGTGTTCGACAGGGCCTCGGCGACGAGGCGCCCCGCGGCCATCCAGTCCGTCGCCCCGCCGAGCGCGCCGACCGCCTCCAGGCGGTTCTCGAGGATTTGGACGTCCGGGTTGAAATTCTCGAGCTGGAGCGTCTCGATCGCGAAATCCACCAAAGCCTGCCGCGGCAGGAGCCCGACGATCTCGGTGCTCTTGATCTTGGCCTTGTGCTCGTCGGCCAGGCCCATCGCCGTGCCGAGGACCTTCGCCATCGAGCTCTTCTTGTAGTCGGTCAGGACCGTCGAGATCTGCACCTGCTTGCGCGCGGCCAGGTCGATCTCTTTGCCCCGCACCGCGGGCAGGCCGCCGCCGGAGGCGCGCAGGCGCTTGGCGATGTCCTTGCCGGCGGCCATGTCGTGGATGTCGAGGTTGAGGTTGAAGTTCACGATCTGCTGGCGCGCCCCGACCGCCACCGCGCCGGCCGTCGGGTGGATCGCGTTCGGCCCGAAGTCGGGCGTGCGGGTCTCGTCCCTGCCGATCAGCTCCTTCAGGCCCTCGAACTGCCCCTTGCGCACGTTGGCCAGGTCCTTGCGCTCCGGCCGCCGGGCGGCGTGGTCATAAAGGTAGGTGGGGATCTTGAGCTCGCCGCCGACGCGCGCCGCCAGCTTCTCGGCCAGCTTCACGCAGTCCTCGATCGTCACGCCCGCGACCGGGATGAACGGGATCACGTCGACGGCGCCCATGCGCGGGTGCTCGCCCTTGTGGACGTTGAGGTCGATGAGCTCCATGGCCGTCTTCGCCACGCGGAAGCACGCCTCCACGCACGCGTCCGGCGCTCCCACGAACGAAAGGACGCATCTATGATGGTCCGCGTCCGTCTCGACGTCCAGTATGGTGACCCCGGCCGACTTCGCCGCGTCCACGACCTTCTGCACCTTCGCCTTATCGCGTCCTTCCGAGAAATTGGGCACGCATTCAACCAGCTTCATATGAGCTCCTTGTGGTACTTGGTGTCAGGCATTCCGCTTTTTTCACTTTTGCCGGAAAGTGAAAAAAGCGGAATGCCTGACACCATCTAAGATTTGAGGACCAACGTCTTTTGCTCGCTGAAATCGTCCATGGCGTAGCGGACGCCCTCGCGGCCGGTGCCGGAGTCCCTCATCCCGCCGTAGGGCATCGCGTCGGAGCGGAAGGTCGGGATGTCGTTGACGATGAGGCCGCCGACGGGGAGGCGGTCGAAGGCGCGCTGGATGAAGGCGAGGTCGTTCGTGAAGATCCCGGCCTGCAGGCCGTAGCGCGAGGCCGCCATGCGCTCGAGGGCCTCCTCGCGGCTGTCGACGGCGTCCAAGGTCGCGACGGGGCCGAAGGCCTCCTCGCAGGAGAGGCGGCAGTCGGCGGGGACGCCTTCGAGCAAGGAAGGCGGGATGAGCCGGCCGGCGCGCGGGCCGCCCGTCCAGAGCTTGGCGCCCTTGCCGACGGCTTCCTTGAGCCACTCCTCGACGCGGAGGGCGGATCTGTCGTCGATCAGGGGGCCGATGTCGGTCTTCTCGTCGGCCGGGTCGCCGATGACGAGGAGCTTGACGTTCTCGACGAGCAGGCGGCGGAACTCGGCGTGGACCTCCTTCTCGACGAAGATGCGCTGGACCGAGATGCAGGTCTGGCCGGAGTAGCAGAAGGCCCCCCAGGCGCAGCGCGCGGCGGCCCAGGGCAGGTCGGCGTCCTTGCCGACGAACACCGCGGCGTTGCCCCCGAGCTCGAGGCAGCAGTGGGCCTTCACGGCCAGCGCCTTGAGCTTCCAGCCGACCGCGGTCGAGCCGGTGAACGAGAAGACGCGGAACCGCTCGTCGCGGACGAGGGCCTCGGCGGCGGGCAGCGGCCCGCCTACGACGATGGCGGCCTCGGCGGGCCAGCCCGCGTCGACGAGCAGGCCGACCAGCTTCTCGGCGGTCTTAGGACAACGGGGATCGGGCTTGAGCACGAAGGGCAGGCCG
This genomic window from Elusimicrobiota bacterium contains:
- a CDS encoding fumarylacetoacetate hydrolase family protein, whose product is MILPGLSRPVGTIWCIGRNYAEHAKELGNEAPASPIVFLKPASALLLDGGVLRLPPDSRRVDHEVELVVAAGLSLMMAVGVDFTARDLQEADKKKGLPWASAKGRPGFAAVGNFLPLTVPSELELSVDGAVRQRGNTKDMIFTIERIIDHLDRTYGLAEGDLIFTGTPAGVAPVAAGARVEALLNGGESRLRLTVAA
- the mgtE gene encoding magnesium transporter; the protein is MDAASSVISRFIDVDPQQAALALESLSPRGAASVVRALPPETAARLLARAHPQSEAAIYEYLVPEPAATLLGLADADDAADAFRALTDESRRALLASLTPERRRELEERLSYPEHSAGQVMRTDVVAFSKDARVRDVVARLKTITATKHPQSYAYVVDDHRRLLGVLNMRDLLLAEDDARVETIMRVDVVSVPAHIDREELIAEPRVKGYLSIPVVDAQGRLLGAVRTSDLLESSQEEATEDLQRLFGASAEERAFTPMLFKVRQRLPWLTVNLATAFLASAVVAMFQDLIGKIAVLAVFLPIVAGQGGNAGIQSLSVVIRGLVIGEVRLRDALRLTMLEISVGLVNGVVIGIVTALGAWFWNGNPWMGLVLGLAMVVNMIGAGLAGAVIPLGMKRLGFDPAQSSGIFLTTVTDVVGFFAFLGFATLFQARLLPR
- a CDS encoding ATP--guanido phosphotransferase: MQLHNMLRFKTKWAEAEGPQHEVVMSTRVRLARNLRGPFPGHLGPHTLKKTLDHAFNALKLADIKNAAFFKMGDLDGTDREFLVERHLASPLLAAHPSQRGVVVGDDETIVVMVNEEDHFRLAALLPGQQLRAAHASVDRLDDRLSSVLDFAFRDDLGYLTACPTNLGTGMRASCLVHLPALGMTGAVGKLLDGLSRAGLIARGLYGEGTRVVGDFFQLSNATGFGRTEGEILAALEKSVAAVCERENEARAALSAGSARIRLEDELHRSLALLAAARLLSFEECQHHLSRVRLGLAMGWKLPSDLSVVNELTLSTQPAHLDLLAQKDLSPLDRDALRASLVRRRLKAS
- a CDS encoding phosphoenolpyruvate carboxykinase (GTP); translation: MVNIKHAKLKAWVDEVAQICTPDAVVWVDGSEAEKKRLEKRGVARGQLIPLDEEKYPGCFYSRSKSNDVARTEHLTYICTKDKDAVGPTNNWMAPEEGYKKAREILKGSMVGHTLYVIPFSMGPVGSPFSKIGVELTDSIYVVLNMRIMTRIGTAVLEQLGTDGEFVKCLHSKADLDANKRMILHFPEDNTIWSVGSAYGGNALLGKKCLALRIASWQARKEGWMAEHMLILGVEQNGKTEYVVAAFPSACGKTNLAMLIPPEGLKGKGYKIWTVGDDIAWLRVGPDGRLWACNPEAGFFGVAPGTNSKTNPNAIKTMQRNTIFTNVLLGDDLTVWWEDGEGAPPASGTNWEGKPWKPDFKDKDGKPLLGAHPNSRFTAPAGQCPSISPKWEDPKGVPISAVIFGGRRERLAPLVFEALDWAHGVYLGATVASERTAAAEGSVGEIRRDPMAMLPFCGYNMGEYFGHWLEMGRKIPNPPKVFHVNWFRKDAKGKFLWPGYGENTRVLEWILARARGEGKAVKTPIGWLPAPGALDLTGLNLSDGAMDQLLAVKPEEWTAELDSVKPFFEKFADKLPKELWNQFNALKDRLKTKVAA
- a CDS encoding cation:proton antiporter — encoded protein: MPELDVVRFIAELLAILLSAKLFGELAERLGQPAVLGELIGGVVLGTGVFTFFHLNDPALALMSEVGVILLLFETGIHSDLGQLLKAGPTASAVASVGVVVPFALGWGLMTALGRGGMEAVFVGAALTATSVGITARVLSDMGKLHLPEAQIVLGAAVIDDVLGIVILSAVQGIAVSGTLQWAGVIKTILLSGGFLAAALWLGPYLSDALVKLVRRMRVRGVLVGLATCFAFALALAAHALGTAMIVGAFTAGILLARTDKKEDIDETIRPVVDVFAPVFFVMVGAKVDLAFFNPLDAGNHAALGLAALLIAAAVAGKMVSALAVPGRSLNRWAVGIGMIPRGEVGLIFAQIGFTAGLLDPALYAAVVTMVIVTTFLAPPLLKKALA
- a CDS encoding GNAT family N-acetyltransferase: MMTPTIRRAGPPDWVAIKDLCADTGRQGRPVDDDEREAFGEHWIGPYRELRPDWTWVAVVDKKVIGYLTGCPDTLSFEKERRRVFQPQPDSREFFPQAVRLSLWTEHPAHLHMNVSADYRGFGTGAALLRTFFGELRKAGVPSAHVICGPSAAPFWERMAFRTAAVVEAAPGVKLSAMTRPVPGL
- a CDS encoding DUF962 domain-containing protein; its protein translation is MLDYARLSADYASSHRTEGNRRSHMIGIPLIVFAVVRWTQIGSFFPLAALVLPVYFLWNRRVGWIMTAFIALCAAVGAFTPLRASVAAFVVGWLFQIYGHAVHEKNRPALLDNLAHALVGPAFIAEKLLPR
- the ftcD gene encoding glutamate formimidoyltransferase — encoded protein: MKLVECVPNFSEGRDKAKVQKVVDAAKSAGVTILDVETDADHHRCVLSFVGAPDACVEACFRVAKTAMELIDLNVHKGEHPRMGAVDVIPFIPVAGVTIEDCVKLAEKLAARVGGELKIPTYLYDHAARRPERKDLANVRKGQFEGLKELIGRDETRTPDFGPNAIHPTAGAVAVGARQQIVNFNLNLDIHDMAAGKDIAKRLRASGGGLPAVRGKEIDLAARKQVQISTVLTDYKKSSMAKVLGTAMGLADEHKAKIKSTEIVGLLPRQALVDFAIETLQLENFNPDVQILENRLEAVGALGGATDWMAAGRLVAEALSNTDATPGGGSAAAVSGAMGCGLGEMAIGITLKSKKLDEAKRAPLTAAHKALGEMRATFDKLAADDAAAFDLFMAAMSLPKDDASRPAKMQAALVHAAEVPLKTAQIAAGALAVAKQASPLAGAAVASDINCAIHLLRAAAQCAAENVRINLGGIKDPSAAKGLESSLEKTLAACA
- a CDS encoding aldehyde dehydrogenase family protein — protein: MADMVRVELTDESSAAAVAARCAAAAGKAALPAHARAKILLKAAEALEAQAEDFARLICSEVGKPLKEARRETTRAAFTLRWAAEEARRVVGELLPLDLDANSEGRFALVKRVPRGPAMFITPFNFPLNLVAHKAAPAVAVGLPFVLKPDPRCPKTAEKLVGLLVDAGWPAEAAIVVGGPLPAAEALVRDERFRVFSFTGSTAVGWKLKALAVKAHCCLELGGNAAVFVGKDADLPWAAARCAWGAFCYSGQTCISVQRIFVEKEVHAEFRRLLVENVKLLVIGDPADEKTDIGPLIDDRSALRVEEWLKEAVGKGAKLWTGGPRAGRLIPPSLLEGVPADCRLSCEEAFGPVATLDAVDSREEALERMAASRYGLQAGIFTNDLAFIQRAFDRLPVGGLIVNDIPTFRSDAMPYGGMRDSGTGREGVRYAMDDFSEQKTLVLKS